In a genomic window of Octadecabacter temperatus:
- a CDS encoding helix-turn-helix transcriptional regulator — protein sequence MKHDEILNSKSATGVFVGDALGFSDTMLSIAETEFPCMACLRTAQVNDLLLLGKERADAVRLIAVDEAMIGKLTAVLPQLLEAFPFASIVLAYRRRSVARNFLAEIYVNPSWGKIGFLPMNLNVDGWLSVLRLITSGECYVPSELMIPKTPTPVAADQTITEPQQDEKVDLLDDVKLTTRELQVLKSAASGMQNKNIADELQLSQHTVKLHMHHIIAKLGVHNRTEAANWYHGHKLSS from the coding sequence ATGAAACATGATGAGATTTTGAATTCCAAATCTGCAACGGGCGTGTTTGTGGGAGACGCGCTTGGCTTTTCGGATACGATGCTTTCGATCGCGGAAACCGAGTTTCCTTGCATGGCTTGCTTGCGAACAGCACAGGTGAACGATCTGCTTTTGTTGGGTAAGGAACGCGCCGATGCGGTGCGGCTTATCGCAGTGGACGAAGCGATGATTGGCAAATTGACAGCCGTTCTGCCGCAACTGCTTGAAGCGTTTCCTTTTGCGAGCATTGTCTTGGCGTATCGACGTCGGAGTGTTGCACGGAATTTCCTGGCTGAAATCTACGTTAACCCGTCATGGGGTAAGATAGGATTTCTTCCGATGAATTTGAACGTGGATGGTTGGTTGTCCGTTTTACGTCTTATTACGTCGGGCGAATGTTATGTCCCGTCAGAACTGATGATCCCCAAAACACCCACACCTGTTGCAGCTGATCAAACGATCACTGAACCGCAACAAGACGAAAAGGTGGACCTGCTGGATGATGTCAAGCTGACAACACGGGAGCTGCAGGTTCTAAAATCAGCGGCGAGCGGGATGCAAAACAAGAACATCGCTGATGAATTGCAGCTGTCCCAACATACTGTGAAGCTGCACATGCATCACATCATTGCCAAGCTGGGCGTGCACAACCGAACGGAAGCCGCGAATTGGTATCATGGCCACAAGCTGTCGTCATGA
- a CDS encoding type I secretion protein ATPase, protein MDKMTEMVAHMVGIFHTTLEEERMRDAFDKFKALAAADPENDPLEAMGIEFKAKYTLEGFTPGLRYAEGSQVDPTTDISSPFFSGANYPILKLPPIVSGPNHDFPFFATSAEGRITFTLEPPSSVVVISFQDAYLTDNDMILLGDGETVFTDPSEFLTQLQTYQSIAVAIAAPVNSEMILPGENATADAITLHDKMSTAEGSTLSGVSAKILHDAEAVGLHINGEAVEEIPTLDDLMPAFMAAEDEVDTVEPTDDEDDGYDWPDPFESLAPGYSNTDLVDIDDGHEVVTGANLLVNEVIINSSWLDAPVFSVMGDVVNLNIISQVNVLVDHDYGTFGELIASTAMNAATLTATVTTPVPEEGEEVAGEAEDLALPSNWAVTRIDGDLIAINQINQYSFVTDDDSAELIFGSTNTYIGMGDNTVINLTDLAELGYGYDLIMIGGSMISVNWISQTNVLMDNDTVTVSGDIPVGISGSDNLLFNSATINSVGVDSYSEMQDNFASASANFANGGVDIDENVAHDSVFEGTEILRVLYIEGDLTTVNWIEQTNVLGDSDQVHLALENLETTTGATASVTTGSNATINAATINEFGVDSQVAVNGDVYDDALLYQANLIDTDADPLGVAMPALANEAVAFLADDMMGPDVAPEDTAIVATASESTASSDVMQSMLA, encoded by the coding sequence ATGGATAAAATGACCGAAATGGTCGCCCACATGGTCGGTATATTTCACACGACCTTGGAAGAAGAACGGATGCGCGACGCCTTTGACAAATTCAAAGCGCTCGCAGCAGCGGACCCAGAAAACGACCCCCTAGAAGCGATGGGGATCGAGTTCAAAGCCAAGTACACGCTGGAGGGTTTCACCCCCGGATTGCGTTATGCCGAAGGTTCGCAGGTTGATCCGACCACTGATATTAGCAGCCCGTTCTTTTCGGGCGCGAACTACCCGATCCTGAAACTTCCACCGATTGTTTCAGGGCCCAATCACGATTTTCCATTCTTCGCGACTTCCGCAGAAGGCCGCATCACGTTTACGCTTGAACCACCTTCAAGTGTCGTGGTCATCTCCTTTCAAGATGCCTACCTAACCGACAACGACATGATCCTGCTTGGCGACGGTGAAACTGTTTTCACCGACCCGTCCGAATTTTTGACGCAGTTGCAGACATATCAATCCATCGCGGTGGCAATCGCAGCGCCTGTAAATTCCGAGATGATCTTACCCGGTGAGAACGCAACCGCAGATGCCATCACGCTGCACGACAAAATGTCGACTGCAGAAGGTTCAACCCTTTCCGGCGTTTCAGCTAAGATTCTTCACGACGCCGAAGCAGTCGGCCTCCACATCAACGGTGAAGCCGTCGAAGAAATTCCAACGCTTGATGATCTGATGCCGGCGTTTATGGCTGCCGAAGATGAGGTCGATACCGTTGAACCGACGGATGACGAAGATGACGGTTACGATTGGCCCGATCCGTTCGAAAGCCTCGCACCCGGCTACAGTAACACTGACCTCGTCGACATCGACGATGGGCACGAGGTTGTGACGGGTGCAAATCTGCTCGTCAACGAAGTCATCATTAATTCTTCCTGGCTCGACGCCCCGGTTTTTTCTGTCATGGGCGACGTCGTAAACCTCAACATCATTTCACAGGTCAACGTCCTTGTTGATCATGATTACGGAACCTTCGGCGAACTCATCGCATCAACTGCGATGAACGCCGCCACCCTTACGGCCACTGTCACCACTCCGGTGCCCGAGGAGGGTGAAGAGGTCGCCGGGGAAGCTGAAGATCTAGCGTTACCGTCCAATTGGGCAGTCACACGGATTGACGGCGACCTCATCGCGATCAACCAGATAAATCAGTACAGTTTTGTGACCGATGACGACAGCGCTGAGCTGATCTTTGGAAGCACCAACACCTATATTGGCATGGGCGACAACACGGTTATCAATCTCACCGATTTGGCGGAATTGGGCTATGGTTACGATCTGATCATGATCGGCGGCAGCATGATTTCCGTCAATTGGATCAGCCAAACCAATGTTCTGATGGACAATGATACCGTGACAGTTAGCGGCGATATTCCTGTTGGCATAAGCGGCAGCGATAACCTTTTGTTCAATTCCGCAACGATCAATTCCGTCGGCGTGGACAGCTACAGCGAGATGCAAGACAACTTCGCCTCCGCGAGCGCGAATTTTGCGAACGGCGGCGTCGATATTGATGAAAACGTCGCCCATGACAGCGTTTTTGAGGGCACTGAAATTCTGCGTGTTCTCTACATCGAAGGCGACCTGACAACGGTGAACTGGATTGAGCAAACCAATGTATTGGGAGACTCCGATCAAGTGCACCTCGCGCTGGAGAACCTTGAGACCACGACAGGCGCAACCGCGTCCGTCACCACGGGTTCAAACGCAACCATAAACGCGGCGACCATCAACGAATTCGGCGTCGATTCACAAGTCGCCGTAAACGGTGACGTCTATGATGATGCCCTGCTTTATCAGGCCAATCTGATCGACACGGACGCAGACCCGTTGGGCGTTGCAATGCCAGCCCTCGCAAACGAGGCCGTGGCTTTCCTCGCTGACGACATGATGGGCCCTGACGTCGCGCCAGAAGACACCGCAATTGTAGCAACCGCATCTGAAAGCACCGCGTCATCCGACGTGATGCAATCGATGTTGGCTTAA
- a CDS encoding type I secretion system permease/ATPase, translating to MTVTETKSFAKALLKAQEAKTATDAKLPPLALTSEDRVHAEAAPVFESKRVSESAPAKGLGGDLIEGDTGPIRKKDAGGKPPTPTDGGNGGGGGGGGGSSDFHKRAAPDQFVQQLNAGTRVVKRNLSFVMLLTCATNLLVLAIPIYLFQISDRVLTSRSLDTLVMLTAVIVGAVVLQAIFDAVRRFILMRTAVEVAVRLGAPVLSAAAHASLHDNGRQYQTLGDLQQLRGFLTSGTLISFLDVPFAPLFIFAIFLVHPHLGMIVITTALLLMVIAMINQKVTAKPFADANMAQSKANMHLDSMSRNSQIINALAMVPEAVALWGKDTADSLKSQVKAQDRNIAWAAVSRAARLLTQIAMLGWGAFLAIQGEITGGMVIAASIIAGRALAPIEGAIEGWNAYSISRSAYGRVRSLMHNSVQIFEKLVLPNPEGRLNVERLLYVPQGTKQVILNGLTFGLNPGESLAVIGNSGAGKTTLGKMLVGSILPTSGNVRLDLMDLRNWDTRQLGENIGYLPQDVQLFPGSIKANIARMRAGARDEDVHRAALLADVHDMIATLPHGYETIVQADGSPLSGGQKQRIALARAFFGNPRLLVLDEPNSNLDTAGDQALANAIRHAGENGITVVVITQKPSLLSVVDKIMVMADGNIATFGFRQQVLAQLAQRTKPGGGSLPPANGGAGGQPNV from the coding sequence ATGACCGTTACCGAAACCAAGAGCTTTGCCAAAGCCTTGCTAAAGGCGCAGGAAGCGAAAACCGCAACCGATGCAAAACTTCCCCCACTCGCGCTTACGTCAGAAGACCGCGTTCATGCGGAAGCGGCGCCAGTGTTTGAAAGCAAACGTGTTTCCGAATCCGCCCCCGCCAAAGGGCTGGGTGGTGACCTGATTGAGGGCGACACGGGCCCGATCCGCAAGAAAGATGCAGGCGGCAAGCCCCCTACCCCAACCGATGGCGGCAATGGTGGTGGCGGTGGTGGTGGCGGCGGTTCGTCCGACTTTCACAAACGCGCCGCCCCTGACCAATTCGTTCAACAGCTCAACGCTGGAACGCGCGTCGTTAAGCGCAACCTGAGCTTCGTAATGCTGCTGACGTGCGCCACAAATCTGCTTGTTCTGGCGATCCCGATATACCTTTTTCAGATTTCTGATCGTGTTCTAACCAGCCGGTCCCTCGATACGCTTGTGATGCTGACTGCTGTGATCGTTGGCGCGGTCGTATTGCAGGCGATCTTTGACGCGGTGCGGCGGTTTATTCTGATGCGAACTGCCGTTGAAGTCGCCGTGCGTCTTGGCGCGCCGGTTCTAAGTGCCGCGGCCCATGCGTCCCTGCACGACAACGGGCGACAATACCAAACGCTAGGTGATTTACAGCAATTGCGCGGATTTCTAACGTCCGGCACATTGATTTCCTTCTTGGACGTACCGTTCGCGCCTTTGTTTATTTTCGCGATTTTTTTGGTTCACCCGCATCTGGGAATGATCGTTATCACCACCGCGCTCTTGTTGATGGTGATCGCGATGATCAACCAAAAAGTCACCGCAAAACCCTTTGCCGACGCGAACATGGCCCAAAGCAAAGCGAACATGCATTTGGATTCCATGTCCCGTAACAGCCAGATCATCAACGCCTTGGCGATGGTTCCAGAGGCCGTTGCCCTTTGGGGAAAAGACACCGCTGACAGTTTAAAGTCGCAAGTCAAAGCCCAAGATCGCAACATCGCATGGGCCGCCGTTTCACGTGCCGCACGCCTACTTACCCAAATCGCGATGCTTGGCTGGGGCGCGTTCCTCGCCATTCAGGGCGAGATTACTGGCGGCATGGTGATCGCCGCATCCATCATTGCAGGTCGTGCATTGGCCCCGATTGAAGGCGCGATTGAGGGGTGGAATGCCTACAGTATTTCACGGTCCGCCTATGGGCGGGTTCGTTCTTTAATGCATAATTCAGTGCAAATTTTCGAGAAACTCGTGCTGCCAAATCCCGAAGGCCGTTTGAATGTTGAACGCCTGCTGTACGTGCCACAGGGCACCAAACAGGTCATTCTTAACGGGCTGACTTTTGGCCTAAACCCCGGTGAATCCCTTGCTGTGATTGGCAACTCAGGTGCAGGTAAAACCACCCTTGGTAAGATGCTTGTCGGGTCAATCCTTCCGACGTCCGGCAACGTGCGCCTTGATCTGATGGACCTGCGCAATTGGGATACCCGTCAGCTTGGTGAAAACATCGGCTACTTGCCCCAAGACGTGCAACTGTTCCCTGGATCCATCAAAGCCAACATCGCGCGGATGCGCGCTGGTGCCCGCGACGAAGACGTCCACCGCGCAGCCCTTCTCGCGGATGTCCACGACATGATCGCGACCCTGCCCCATGGGTACGAAACGATTGTTCAGGCAGATGGTTCACCACTGTCAGGTGGACAAAAGCAACGCATCGCGCTTGCGCGTGCCTTTTTCGGGAACCCACGCCTTCTTGTACTGGACGAACCGAACTCGAACCTCGACACAGCTGGTGATCAGGCCCTTGCAAACGCCATTCGCCACGCGGGCGAAAACGGCATCACAGTTGTCGTCATCACACAAAAACCTTCGCTTCTTAGCGTGGTCGACAAGATCATGGTGATGGCCGACGGCAATATCGCAACGTTCGGGTTCCGCCAGCAAGTGCTTGCCCAACTTGCACAACGTACGAAACCTGGTGGCGGCTCACTTCCACCGGCAAATGGCGGCGCAGGAGGTCAACCAAATGTCTAA